A single Staphylococcus muscae DNA region contains:
- a CDS encoding aldo/keto reductase: MECLTLNTGVKMPLVGLGTWDLRGEICISLVSEAIQLGYRLIDTAQMYANEKEVGQGISKASVNREDLFITTKLDSRSNGYKQTRNGIVHSLDNLNLDYVDLLLVHEPYSNDIAMYEAMAEAHHDGKVKAIGISNYDQQRFEQFLKKVDIIPVVNQVECHIQFQKSSLQQELKEHGTAMQAWSPLGQGKIGIDQQPELIQLAEKYKKSPAQIVLRFLTQRGISVIPKTRRIELLEENMSIFDFQLLPEEMNRIKSLDRDETLFSWTEY, translated from the coding sequence ATGGAATGTTTAACGTTAAACACTGGCGTAAAAATGCCTTTAGTAGGGTTAGGTACATGGGACTTAAGAGGAGAAATATGTATTTCTCTAGTATCTGAAGCAATACAGTTAGGCTATCGTCTAATAGATACAGCTCAAATGTATGCTAATGAAAAAGAAGTAGGTCAAGGTATTTCCAAAGCATCTGTAAACCGTGAAGATTTGTTTATTACGACAAAATTAGATAGTCGTAGTAATGGATATAAACAAACACGCAATGGCATTGTACATTCCTTAGATAACTTAAACTTGGACTATGTTGATCTTCTGCTAGTTCATGAGCCGTATTCAAATGACATAGCTATGTACGAAGCTATGGCAGAGGCACATCATGATGGGAAAGTTAAAGCAATTGGTATTTCTAATTACGATCAACAGCGATTTGAACAGTTTCTGAAAAAGGTTGATATCATTCCAGTAGTCAATCAAGTAGAATGTCATATACAATTTCAAAAGTCGTCTTTACAACAAGAACTGAAGGAGCATGGAACAGCTATGCAAGCATGGTCACCACTGGGGCAAGGAAAGATTGGTATTGACCAACAACCAGAATTAATTCAACTTGCGGAAAAATATAAGAAATCACCTGCACAAATTGTATTGCGCTTTTTAACACAACGTGGGATATCAGTGATTCCCAAAACAAGACGTATTGAACTCTTAGAAGAAAATATGTCCATTTTTGATTTTCAATTATTACCTGAAGAAATGAATAGGATTAAATCATTAGATAGAGATGAGACATTATTTTCATGGACAGAGTATTAA
- a CDS encoding Sir2 silent information regulator family NAD-dependent deacetylase, whose amino-acid sequence MSEKGIHLAQQWLSEADAILVTASNGFAISEGLNLFTDNPQMRAALGTARETYRLPNLLTAFQYPYPSLLDKWATLAPVVQYYSGNYEDSEVMIQLKALLKEKPYFIWTSNTEHHFVQAGFERVLEVEGNWTEGRCENGHIVDFMNDIQNISDKVNSGTLTEADIPKCEHCGAVVDFNLPSPQFEVDQKKMTDFQTFIQQYKGKNLVVLELGIGAHNQLIKAPSMQLVESHRNHRYITINKGEVYIKASIKQQSIGMDGLLTHSLDELLTGESVGSRVSAPEINEPSEKKMIKKVYPSYTVTQGNQYSGIPRYVTIDSQNPSHFHLNQQGQSVMYTLGDTTLAHCITANGEYQLVRIGLNKSKGDLHGLYIELGTYVAFERDPEGEAGFSQISINTAFDSDGKIMMPTYDQLSQAFPEHQALFDRLAMK is encoded by the coding sequence ATGAGTGAAAAAGGGATTCATTTAGCACAACAATGGCTTTCTGAAGCAGATGCAATTTTAGTAACAGCGAGTAATGGTTTTGCGATTAGTGAAGGATTAAATCTTTTTACAGATAACCCACAAATGCGTGCAGCATTAGGAACAGCGAGAGAAACATATCGTTTACCTAATCTTTTAACCGCATTTCAATATCCTTATCCTTCGTTGCTAGATAAGTGGGCAACATTGGCACCTGTTGTTCAATATTATTCAGGTAATTATGAAGATAGCGAAGTGATGATTCAATTAAAAGCACTTTTAAAGGAAAAACCATACTTCATTTGGACATCAAATACAGAGCATCACTTTGTGCAAGCCGGCTTTGAACGTGTTTTAGAAGTTGAAGGGAACTGGACAGAAGGCCGTTGTGAAAATGGTCATATCGTTGATTTCATGAATGATATACAAAATATCAGTGACAAGGTGAATAGTGGAACATTGACTGAAGCGGATATACCTAAATGTGAGCATTGCGGTGCTGTAGTAGATTTTAATCTTCCGAGCCCACAATTTGAAGTGGACCAAAAGAAGATGACGGATTTCCAAACATTTATTCAACAATATAAAGGGAAAAATCTCGTCGTTTTAGAATTGGGAATCGGTGCACACAATCAACTGATTAAAGCCCCAAGTATGCAATTGGTTGAGAGTCATCGTAATCATCGCTATATTACAATTAATAAAGGCGAAGTTTATATTAAAGCGAGTATTAAGCAACAATCTATTGGAATGGATGGATTATTAACCCATTCTTTAGATGAACTATTAACAGGAGAAAGTGTAGGGAGCCGTGTAAGTGCACCAGAGATAAATGAACCGTCAGAAAAAAAGATGATTAAAAAAGTTTATCCATCATACACAGTAACACAAGGTAATCAATACAGCGGTATCCCGAGATATGTCACAATCGATAGTCAAAATCCATCTCACTTTCATCTGAATCAACAAGGACAAAGTGTGATGTATACGTTAGGTGATACGACATTGGCACATTGTATTACTGCAAATGGTGAATACCAATTAGTCCGAATTGGTCTGAATAAATCGAAAGGTGATCTGCATGGACTATATATCGAATTAGGGACTTATGTTGCCTTCGAAAGAGACCCTGAAGGTGAAGCAGGATTTTCTCAAATTAGCATTAATACAGCTTTTGATAGTGATGGTAAAATCATGATGCCAACCTATGATCAACTGAGTCAAGCATTCCCAGAGCATCAAGCATTATTTGATAGATTAGCAATGAAATAG
- a CDS encoding Sir2 silent information regulator family NAD-dependent deacetylase: MSQIHTLIEKINEADAILVGAGSGMSAATGLNIWYEDSDMLNDTLRHYANKYGFRGLFDGFYTHFVSEEEHWGFYLGMLDLMTNIETPKPTYEYLKTLIQQKPYHVVTTNQDILVHRYFPEDKVSEIQGSWHYFQSKNTHVDQTLYDTKVFLDNLLPKLENHTLPSELIPKSKINGSSLIPWVRGPEFLEGEQYFEEHQKISTFLNQHRGKKILFLELGVGRMTPMFIQEPFWELTHYLPNSFYVNINPQHALTHPQIQERSLLIHEDIHEVLASAIRELEVKP; encoded by the coding sequence ATGTCTCAGATTCATACACTAATTGAAAAGATAAATGAAGCAGATGCCATACTTGTAGGGGCTGGCTCAGGTATGTCAGCAGCAACTGGTTTGAATATTTGGTATGAAGATAGTGATATGTTGAATGATACACTGCGTCACTATGCCAATAAATACGGTTTTCGTGGTTTATTTGATGGCTTTTATACACATTTTGTCTCAGAAGAAGAACATTGGGGATTTTACTTAGGAATGTTAGATTTGATGACCAATATAGAAACTCCCAAACCAACCTATGAATATTTAAAAACATTAATACAACAAAAACCATATCATGTTGTAACAACGAACCAAGATATTTTAGTACATCGTTATTTTCCAGAAGATAAAGTCAGTGAAATACAAGGATCATGGCATTACTTTCAAAGTAAAAATACACATGTTGATCAAACATTATATGACACAAAAGTGTTTTTAGATAATCTTCTACCAAAGTTAGAAAATCATACACTTCCTTCTGAATTAATACCCAAAAGTAAAATAAATGGTAGTTCATTAATCCCTTGGGTACGTGGGCCTGAATTTTTAGAAGGTGAACAATATTTTGAAGAACATCAAAAAATAAGTACCTTTTTAAACCAACATCGTGGAAAGAAAATTCTCTTTTTAGAATTAGGCGTAGGACGGATGACACCGATGTTTATTCAGGAACCTTTTTGGGAGCTGACCCATTATTTGCCTAATAGTTTCTATGTCAACATTAACCCACAACATGCGCTGACACATCCGCAAATACAAGAGCGTTCATTATTAATACACGAAGATATCCATGAAGTATTAGCATCTGCCATTCGAGAATTGGAGGTAAAGCCATGA
- a CDS encoding MBL fold metallo-hydrolase, with the protein MKIQLIRNATLIVDYADKRFLIDPFLGEKHRYPTFEGAHSDELNPTVELPMSIEEVIEDIDAVVVTHTHYDHWDEVAIEVLPKNLPILALSESIATEIREQSFTDVRITTGGAFEGIDITRTTGRHGHGEIAVKAGEVWGIVLRHRDESSLYIAGDTVYYEEVENILTTEKPDIMVLNAGGNQYLEGGPFVMDMDDLFSCHQTLPTAKIVSVHMEAINTAKLSRTELKQDIAEKQLTD; encoded by the coding sequence ATGAAAATACAATTAATTAGAAATGCAACACTTATCGTTGATTATGCAGATAAACGATTTTTAATAGATCCATTTTTAGGAGAAAAACACCGTTATCCAACTTTTGAAGGGGCACACAGTGATGAATTAAACCCAACAGTTGAATTACCAATGTCTATAGAAGAAGTAATAGAGGACATTGATGCTGTTGTTGTGACACATACGCATTACGATCACTGGGATGAAGTTGCGATCGAAGTATTACCTAAAAATTTACCAATCTTGGCACTTTCAGAAAGTATTGCAACAGAAATTAGAGAACAAAGTTTTACAGATGTAAGGATTACGACTGGGGGTGCATTTGAAGGTATTGATATTACTAGAACAACTGGTCGTCACGGGCATGGAGAGATTGCAGTGAAGGCTGGAGAAGTGTGGGGCATTGTGCTACGTCACCGAGACGAGTCATCACTCTACATTGCTGGAGACACTGTGTATTATGAAGAAGTTGAAAATATTTTAACTACAGAAAAACCAGATATTATGGTATTGAATGCAGGTGGGAACCAATATTTAGAAGGAGGTCCATTTGTTATGGATATGGATGATTTGTTTAGCTGTCATCAAACATTACCAACTGCAAAAATTGTATCAGTTCATATGGAAGCCATTAATACAGCAAAATTGAGTCGAACAGAATTAAAACAAGACATCGCAGAAAAACAATTAACAGATTAA